One segment of Hemitrygon akajei chromosome 15, sHemAka1.3, whole genome shotgun sequence DNA contains the following:
- the thoc3 gene encoding THO complex subunit 3, with translation MAATYLLETQEHFKTNGRTKEFSAHAAKVHSVAWSCDGRRLASGSFDKTASVFVLEKDRLVKENNYRGHGDSVDQLCWHPTNADLFVTASGDKTVRIWDVRTTKCVATVNTKGENINICWSPDGQTIAVGNKDDVVTFIDAKSHRSRAEEQFKFEVNEISWNNDNDMFFLTNGNGCINLLSYPELKPIQSINAHPSNCICIKFDPTGKYFATGSADALVSLWSVDELVCVRCFSRLDWPVRTLSFSHDGKMLASASEDHFIDIAEVETGEKLWEVQCDSPTFTVAWHPKRPLLAFACDDKDGKYDNSREAGTVKLFGLPNDS, from the exons ATGGCGGCCACTTACCTGCTCGAGACTCAGGAGCATTTCAAGACCAACGGCCGCACCAAGGAGTTCTCGGCACACGCCGCCAAGGTCCACTCGGTGGCTTGGAGCTGCGATGGTCGCAGGCTTGCCTCCGGCTCCTTCGACAAGACGGCCAGCGTCTTCGTGTTGGAGAAAGACAGGCTG GTTAAGGAGAATAACTATCGTGGTCATGGTGATAGTGTAGACCAGCTCTGTTGGCATCCTACCAATGCAGACCTTTTTGTGACTGCTTCTGGTGATAAAACTGTTCGAATCTGGGATGTCCGAACTACAAAATGTGTTGCTACTGTCAACACAAAAG GTGAGAATATTAACATCTGTTGGAGTCCTGATGGCCAAACAATTGCTGTAGGAAACAAAGACGATGTCGTAACTTTCATTGATGCTAAGTCACACCGATCAAGAGCTGAAGAACAGTTTAAATTTGAAGTAAATGAGATATCTTGGAATAATGATAATGATATGTTTTTCCTAACCAATGGCAATGGCTGCATCAACTTACTCAG TTACCCAGAATTGAAACCTATTCAGTCAATCAATGCACATCCTTCGAACTGCATTTGCATTAAATTTGATCCAACAGGCAAATATTTTGCTACAGGGAGTGCTGATGCACTGGTGAGCCTTTGGAGTGTGGATGAGCTTGTGTGTGTAAGATGCTTCTCCAG aCTTGACTGGCCTGTAAGAACATTAAGCTTCAGCCACGATGGAAAAATGCTAGCATCAGCTTCTGAGGATCACTTTATAGACATTGCAGAAGTGGAAACTG GTGAAAAGCTATGGGAGGTGCAATGTGACTCGCCTACTTTTACTGTAGCATGGCATCCGAAACGACCACTCTTGGCTTTTGCTTGTGATGACAAAGATGGCAAGTACGATAACAGTCGGGAAGCTGGAACTGTTAAACTCTTTGGACtccctaatgattcttga